Sequence from the Candidatus Desulfofervidus auxilii genome:
AAGGAGAGGCTTTAGCTACTTTAGTAGTAAATAAACTTAGAGGTACTCTTCAGTGCGCAGCTGTAAAGGCACCTGGCTTTGGTGAAAGAAGAAAGGCTATGCTGCAAGATATTGCTATTCTTACTGGTGGTCAACTAGTTTCAGAAGAACTTGGTATTAAGCTTGAAAATGTTACTTTAAATGATTTAGGTACAGCTAGAAAAGTAGTCATTGACAAAGATAATACTACTATTATTGATGGTGGTGGTCGCAAGGAAGATATCGAGGCTCGTATTAAGCAAATTCGGGCACAAATAGAGGAGACTACTTCTGATTATGACCGTGAAAAACTTCAAGAAAGATTAGCTAAGTTGGTTGGTGGTGTAGCTGTAATTAGAGTTGGCGCTGCTACTGAGGTAGAGATGAAGGAAAAGAAAGCGAGAGTAGAAGATGCGTTAAATGCCACTAAAGCAGCGGTAGAAGAGGGAATTGTACCTGGTGGTGGTGTAGCTTATATTAGAGCTTTACCTGCATTAGAAAAATTAGAAAAAGAAATTACTGATCCAGATGAAAAGACAGGAGTAAAAATTGTTATGCGTGCTATTGAAGAGCCATTACGCCAGATTGCCAGTAATGCTGGTTATGAGGGATCAATTATTGTAGAAAAAGTAAAGGCAGGCAAGGATGATTATGGTTTTAATGCTGCCACTGGCAAATTTGAAAATCTCTTTAATGCAGGTATTATTGACCCAACAAAAGTAACAAGAGTAGCTTTACAAAATGCTGCTAGCATTGCTGGATTGTTGTTGACTACTGAAGCTATGGTAGCAGAAAAGCCTGAAGAAAAGAAAGAAACAACACCACCACCTTCAATGCCTGAATATTAATTAAAAAAAGCCCCGCCTAAAGCGGGGCTTTTTATTTTAAGCTAAAAGCACTGCTAATATTCCTGTAAAAAAGATTCCATCAAATGTTCCTGCTCCACCAATAGAGACAATAGGAGCTTTTAATTCTTTGATTCGATTGAGATTCATTAAATCTGCACCAATTAATGTACCAAGTGTTCCAGCAATATAGGCTAAGGCAGGAGCATGCTCTGTATCAAGGATTAAGGCAATTAAAGCGGCTGTAATTGGAGGGATAAAGACTGGTACAGTAATGCCAAGACCTGGTATAGGTTTGGCAAAACGATGGGTAATAAAAGTTACAGTTGTTATTGCAAGAATAATCTTAAATATACCTCCAAATTTTGCTGTAAGATAAAGAGAGATTAAAATAGGTATTATTGCCCCACCTACATTAATGGCAATAATAGTATAACTTGAGGAGTAATATGGGATTTTTACTTTTATTCCCCAATAAGTAATTACTTCTTTAACTATCAATTGTGGACTAGGCATTTTTTTTATTGGAATATTTATAAAACTTCCTAAAAGACAAATAAATAAAAGTCCCATCATGTATTCTGCTGGAATGCCTATTTTGGTAAAGGCATAACTAATAAGCCCAAGGTGAAGGAGGGCAAAAAGAAAAAGCCAAATAAAGAAAAAGAAAAAAATAAATAAAAGTAAAAAAGGTGGAAAAAACATTTAGGTAACCTTTTTTAGCCAATCCAGATAGGTAGTAGAGCCTTTCTCTATAGGTAGGGCAATGATTTCTGGCACTTGATAACTATGAAGGGAAGTTATTTTTTCTTTTAGAGATTCAAATTTTTCTGTTCTTGTTTTTATGATAAGTAATACTTCAGAATCTTCACAAACTTTTCCTTCCCAAAAATAAATTGATTTGATTTTAGATAAAAT
This genomic interval carries:
- a CDS encoding DUF1614 domain-containing protein, with amino-acid sequence MFFPPFLLLFIFFFFFIWLFLFALLHLGLISYAFTKIGIPAEYMMGLLFICLLGSFINIPIKKMPSPQLIVKEVITYWGIKVKIPYYSSSYTIIAINVGGAIIPILISLYLTAKFGGIFKIILAITTVTFITHRFAKPIPGLGITVPVFIPPITAALIALILDTEHAPALAYIAGTLGTLIGADLMNLNRIKELKAPIVSIGGAGTFDGIFFTGILAVLLA
- a CDS encoding divalent-cation tolerance protein CutA, encoding MDFIVVFVTTSSEEEAEKIAKVLVEEHLAGCVNILSKIKSIYFWEGKVCEDSEVLLIIKTRTEKFESLKEKITSLHSYQVPEIIALPIEKGSTTYLDWLKKVT
- the groL gene encoding chaperonin GroEL (60 kDa chaperone family; promotes refolding of misfolded polypeptides especially under stressful conditions; forms two stacked rings of heptamers to form a barrel-shaped 14mer; ends can be capped by GroES; misfolded proteins enter the barrel where they are refolded when GroES binds), which codes for MAAKEIKYNVQARESITRGVDILANAVKVTLGPKGRNVILEKTFGAPLITKDGVTVAKEIELKDKFENMGAQMVKEVASKTSDVAGDGTTTATILAQSIFKEGAKMVAAGSNPMLLKRGVDRAVEVVVEELKKMSKPCQEKKEIAQVGTISANNDKSIGDIIAEAMEKVGKEGVITVEEAKGIETTLEVVEGMQFDRGYISPYFVTDAEKMECHLEEPYILIHEKKISSMRDLLPLLESVARSGKPLLIIAEDVEGEALATLVVNKLRGTLQCAAVKAPGFGERRKAMLQDIAILTGGQLVSEELGIKLENVTLNDLGTARKVVIDKDNTTIIDGGGRKEDIEARIKQIRAQIEETTSDYDREKLQERLAKLVGGVAVIRVGAATEVEMKEKKARVEDALNATKAAVEEGIVPGGGVAYIRALPALEKLEKEITDPDEKTGVKIVMRAIEEPLRQIASNAGYEGSIIVEKVKAGKDDYGFNAATGKFENLFNAGIIDPTKVTRVALQNAASIAGLLLTTEAMVAEKPEEKKETTPPPSMPEY